tttatctggactgtgtttatctggactgtgtttatctggactgtgtttatctctgtttatctggactgtgtttatctctgtttatctggactgtgtttatctctgttgatctggactgtatttatctctgtttatctggactctgtttatctctgtttatctggactctgtttatctctgtttatctggactgtgtttatctggactgtgtttatctctgttgatctggactgtgtttatctctgtttatctggactgtgtttatctggactgtgtttatctctgtttatctggactgtgtttatctctgtttatctggactgtgtttatctctgtttatctggactgtgtttatctctgtttatctggactctgtttatctctgtttatctggactctgtttatctctgtttatctggactctgtttatctctgtttatctggactgtgtttatctggactgtgtttatctctgttgatctggactgtatttatctctgtttatctggactctgtttatctctgtttatctggactctgtttatctctgtttatctggactctgtttatctctgtttatctggactctgtttatctctgtttatctggactgtgtttatctggactgtgtttatctctgttgatctggactgtgtttatctctgtttatctggactgtgtttatctggactgtgtttatctctgtttatctggactgtgtttatctctgtttatctggactgtgtttatctctgtttatctggactgtgtttatctggactgtgtttatctctgttgatctggactgtgttgatctggactgtgtttatctggactgtgtttatctctgtttatctggactgtgtttatctctgtttatctggactgtgtttatctggactgtgtttatctctgttgatctggactctgtttatctggactgtgtttatctctgtttatctggactgtgtttaacTGGactctgttgatctggactgtgtttatctggactgtgtttatctggactgtgtttatctggactgtgtttatctctgttgatctggactgtgtttatctctgttgatctggactgtgtttatctctgttgatctggactgtgtttatctgtactgtgtttatctctgttgatctggactgtgtttatctggactgtgtttatctctgttgatctggactgtgtttatctctgttgatctggactgtgtttatctctgttgatctggactgtgtttatctgtactgtgtttatctctgttgatctggactctgtttatctggactgtgtttatctctgtttatctggactgtgtttatctggactctgttgatctggactctgttgatctggactgtgtttatctggactgtgtttatctctgtttatctggactctgtttatctctgtttatctggactgtgtttatctctgtttatctggactgtgtttatctctgtttatctggactctgtttatctctgtttatctggactgtgtttatctctgtttatctggactgtgtttatctggactgtgtttatctggactgtgtttatctctgtttatctggactgtgtttatctctgtttatctggactgtgtttatctctgtttatctggactgtgtttatctctgttgatctggactgtgttgatctggactgtgtttatctggactgtgtttatctctgtttatctggactgtgttgaTCTGGactctgttgatctggactgtgtttatctggactgtgtttatctggactgtgtttatctctgttgatctggactgtgtttatctctgttgatctggactgtgtttatctggactgtgtttatctctgttgatctggactgtgtttatctctgttgatctggactgtgtttatctgtactgtgtttatctctgttgatctggactctgtttatctggactgtgtttatctctgttgatctggactctgtttatctggactgtgtttatctctgtttatctggactgtgttgatctggactgtgtttatctggactgtgtttatctggactgtgtttatctctgtttatctggactgtgtttatctggactgtgtttatctggactgtgtttatctctgttgatctggactgtgtttatctggactgtgtttatctctgttgatctggactgtgtttatctggactgtgtttatctctgttgatctggactgtgtttatctctgttgatctggactgtgtttatctggactgtgtttatctctgttgatctggactgtgtttatctggactgtgtttatctctgttgatctggactgtgtttatctctgttgatctggactgtgtttatctctgttgatctggactgtgtttatctctgttgatctggactgtgtttatctctgttgatctggactgtgtttatctctgtttatctggactgtgtttatctctgttgatctggactgtgtttatctggactgtgtttatctctgtttatctggactgtgtttatctctgttgatctggactgtgtttatctggactgtgtttatctctgtttatctggactgtttatctggactgtgtttatctctgttgatctggactgtgtttatctggactgtgttgatctggactgtgtttatctctgtttatctggactctgtttatctggactgtgtttatctggactgtgtttatctctgttgatctggactgtgtttatctggactgtgtttatctctgtttatctggactgtgtttatctctgttgatctggactgtgtttatctctgttgatctggactgtgtttatctggactgtgtttatctggactgtgtttatctctgtttatctggactgtgtttatctggactgtgtttatctggactgtgtttatctggactgtgtttatctctgttgatctggactgtgtttatctctgtttatctggactgtgtttatctctgtttatctggactgtgtttatctggactgtgtttatctctgtttatctggactgtgtttatctctgtttatctggactgtgtttatctggactgtgtttatctggactgtgtttatctctgttgatctggactgtgtttatctggactgtgtttatctctgttgatctggactgtgtttatctggactgtgtttatctctgttgatctggactgtgtttatctctgttgatctggactgtgtttatctggactgtgtttatctctgttgatctggactgtgtttatctggactgtgtttatctctgttgatctggactgtgtttatctctgttgatctggactgtgtttatctctgttgatctggactgtgtttatctctgttgatctggactgtgtttatctctgttgatctggactgtgtttatctctgtttatctggactgtgtttatctctgttgatctggactgtgtttatctggactgtgtttatctctgttgatctggactgtgtttatctggactgtgtttatctctgttgatctggactgtgtttatctctgttgatctggactgtgtttatctggactgtgtttatctctgttgatctggactgtgtttatctggactgtgtttatctctgtttatctggactgtgtttatctctgttgatctggactgtgtttatctggactgtgtttatctctgtttatctggactgtttatctggactgtgtttatctctgttgatctggactgtgttgATCTGGActctgtttatctctgtttatctggactgtgtttatctggactgtgtttatctggactgtgtttatctctgttgatctggactgtgtttatctctgttgatctggactgtgtttatctggactgtgtttatctggactgtgtttatctctgttgatctggactgtgtttatctctgttgatctggactgtgtttatctctgttgatctggactgtgtttatctctgttgatctggactgtgtttatctctgttgatctggactgtgtttatctctgttgatctggactgtgtttatctctgttgatctggactgtgtttatctggactgtgtttatctccgttctgttttgctttctttgatttatttattattaatattcacatattcatttatttagcgCAAacttttcattctttcttttgttatgtttgactttatttgCTGTGTTAAATAGTGAAAAGGTTTACTATAAAAACTCAAACCcaattctgttttgtttatttatattagatgtttttaatgtaatttatctGAATTTTTTGGactcatttttttcaaaatcacattttgatttgtttaattttaccACAAGCTTcaggggtcaggggtcaggggtcagggCCCCCTGACTTTATACTTTATGTTCTTTAAATGTTCTAAAACATTGACGTTCGATGAGTTAATTTATGAAAAACAGGATCAGGTTTTTTTGGAAGTTTTTTATTCCAACAAAACATTCACTCCTTTTTTACGTTAATGAAAATATAAGTACACGTTCCGTACCgctcccaaaaataaataattaaaacaacaacaacaacaacaataataataaggatGGTCCGGGCGTCTCAGGGCTGGAGCCCCGGGGGGTAAAGGGGGAGTTGGTCAGAGAACCCGCCTGGAAACAGGGCCTCGCTCTgggcctgcagcagctgctgcaccTCCTGCAGGTCGGGCAGCAAACTGCACGCCTGCAGCTCCGTGTACAGCGGGGGGGAGGAGTCATAGAGGGGGCGGGGGGAGCTGCAGGAGTTAtagagggggggggaggagctGCATGTCTCCCACTGTGGCACCACCGCGCCGGGGGGGGAGGCCGGCAGGTAGAGCGGGGGGACGTAAGATGGCATCGATTGCTCCTGCAGGAAGCTGctcaggtggggggggggcgtctGACACAGCAGGGACGCCATCGCGGCCGCTGCAATGCATCTTGGAAAGTTTGGGGCAGGGttcagaggagaaggaggaagaggaggaggaggaggaggaagggttCTCGTCagacttcctcttcctcttacGCCGGAAGTTCCCGTTATCGAACATCTTCTCACAGTTTGGATCCAGAGTCCAGTAGTTCCCTTTacctggagaggaggaggaggaggaggagatattATAACCACTGTTTTCTAAACCTCAGCCCTCAAACCCTCTCTGTTCTGCTCAGATATTCCTAAAGCTGAGCTTTAAAGTTGAGTTTATCCCTCCGACACACTGCACCTGataggcgggacatctctaagaggttgaccaatcacaacgtAGCTGGCTCACCTGGATCGCTGCTGCTGCGCTCTACCTTCCGGAAGCAGTCGTTGAGGGACAGGTTGTGTCGTATGGAGTTCTGCCAGCCCGCCTTGCTGCGGCTGTAGAACGGGAAAAGCTCGCAGACGAAGGCGTAGATCTCGCTGAGGGTCCGGCGCTGCTGGGGGGCGCTCTGGATCGCCATGGCAATCAGCGCTGAGTACGAGTAGGGGGGTCGAACCGACAGAAGTATGGCATCCGAGAACCAGGGGCCCTGCATGGGGTACATGGGGGGCAGGAAGAGGGTCCCCGACCAGGTGTCGCTGCTGGGGGACCACGGTGAGGCCTCAGGGTCGGGGGGGCCGTAGAGGCTGAAGTCGGAGGGGTCGATGGCCAGAGAGgtgagctgctgctggggcaGGGGCCCTCCAATCAGGGTGTGGGAGGGGCCACGCTCCTGGATGAAAGACGACATCATCGAATCgattcttcttctgctgtgtaaacctgagagtgtgtgagagtgtgtgtcctgtgaCTCTGCTCACCTGACCTCTTATACTCTCACCTCCACTGTAGCCCCGCCCTCTGGgcagctgattggctgctgtctcacacacacatttacatgcgtaagtgtgtgtgtgtgtgtgtaaatgtgcaagtgtgtgtgtggtggggctgatttgaataaaacaggTTGTTGAATTCCTCCCCCGGGCAGATTAGAGCCTGAGGATTTAATGCTGagatatgacacacacacacacacacacacacacacacacacacacacacacacacacacacacacacacacacacacacacacacacacacacacatcacaggaACGTGAAAAGTAGGAATTTGcagtttctttattatttacaataaatataatgaaatgttCTGAAGCTCACTTTGTATTAGTTCCCATCACATGACCTTAGCATGTGATCATGGATCAGTCTAGGTCTATCACCATATCAGATGTTCACTCCACGAAAATCGTGGCAAAATAATTCACGATAGCGATATAATCTCGATATCTACaggaaataacaacacaataataataataatgctatcAGTCAAATTCATCTCAAGTTCATTGggttattgtgcattttgtgtcGAGCGtccaaaaacagcaacacaaactgttgtctTCTTGGGGTTTTGTATTTTGGAGCAACTGTTGTCCTCAGTGCTTTAAACCCTGGCCTCTCTATAGGATTTAGTGATGGCTTCATTCTGACATGCACTATCCATGTCTGCTCTCCTTTTCTTATCCATTGACTCAAACACCGTCAGCTGACCTGAATCCCTGGCTCTGTGTCGCTTCTCTGACGCTGCCTAACAATAACCAGGGGAGAAAATACTATTCAGTCCAACGCCGTGATAACCAAGCTTTAACACAACAAAGACCGTAGCATCTACCGTCTCTGGGCTAGCAAACTAACTGCAGCTTACTCTCTCTACCGGGGAGAAGTCTGCAGGGGGATCGACGTGAAGGTGGGTGGTAGGGATGAGCGGATCGATACTGCGGGATTGATACTTCGATACCCACAAGCTACTCATTTGGTATCgattccttaaaaaaaaatatcgaTAATAAAGTTATACAAATACATAACGTGGGTGGCTGCATCAAACGCTTTCAGTACTTTTCAGCccttgttttgttctttgttccAATAAagaatctttttttatattactcTATTAAGTCCGAGCTGGTTCTAGCTTGTATCTGAGATTTCTTACTCTGCGTAAGCATGAACTAACTTATATCTAATTTAGTACATTACTGACAACTAATGACAGAGATTGGTACTACGAATCATCACAGcccctttccgagaaccagcaccttatcgtggtggagaggtttgtgtgccccgatgaacctgggggctgtgttgtctagaaccttgtgttcctggtagggtctcccatggcaaattggtctcaggtaaggggccagactaagattggttcaaaaagactccatgaatgAACACACTTGGAAGCAAagatacccggcccggaggaagcctggggtccccttctggagccaggcccagaaggggactcgtcagcgagcgtctggtggtcgggcacagcccgaataaGCAatgtgggcaacacctccgcttccccgtcccgcgggcccaccacctacgggaaacagcgatggggtcgggtgcgctgccagaagggtggcagtgaaagcagagggtctcgacggaccagactcaggcgacagaagctggctttggggacgtggaatgtcacctctctgggggggaaggagccggagcttgtgcgggaggtggagcgttaccagttggatctggtggggctcacctctacgcacagcgtcggctctggaaccttacttctggatagaggttggactctattcttctccggagttgcccaaggtgtgagcCACCGAgtgggtgtggggatactcacaagcccccagttgagtgccgctttgttggagtttaccccagtggacgagagggtcgcctccctacgcctgcgggtcatgggggggaaaactctgactgttgtgtgtgcttatgcaccaaacagcagctcagagtattcggccttcttggagaccctgaaagaagtcctgtatggggctcctgaaggggactccttagtcttgctgggagacttcaacgcacacgtgggcaatgatggagacacttggagggacgtgattgggaggaacggcccccctgatctgaaccggagtggtggtttgctactggacttctgtgctagtcatggattggccataacaaacaccatgttcgaacataaggatgctcataagtgtacgtggtaccagagcaccctaggcagaaggtccatgatcgattttgttattgtatcatcggacctgaggccgcatgttttggacactgaagagaggggcggagttgtcaactgatcaccatctggtggtgagttgggtcgagtggcagtggaagcctctggacagacctggtaagcccaaacgtgtagtgcgggtgaactgggaacgtctggaggagtcccatgtccaggaggccttcaagcttttcaggcatccctgtggaggctggggacattgaaccagagtgggcagtGTTCAAAGCGTCTAatgccgaagctgcggcggggagctgaggtctcaaggtcttaggtgcctcaagggccggtaaccctcgaacctcctggtggacaccggtggtcagggaagccgtccgactgaagaaggaggccttccgggatatgttatcccttggtactcctgacgcagttgcaaggtatcgacagggcccgaagggcagcagcctcagccgtggccgacgcaaagcagcgggtgtgggagaagttcggagaagtcatggagaaggactttcggtcggcaccaaagttgttctggaaaaccgtccgtCACCTCAGGAGGGgaaagcagggaaccatccaagctgtgtacagtaaggatggggcgctgttgacctcaactgatgttagggcggtggaaggaacactttgaggaactcctgaatccgacaactccgccctctatgttagaggcggagctggagtatgaagggggatcaactccaatctcacggggggaagtcactgaagtagttaaacagctccacagtggcaaagccccgggggtggatgagatccgcccagaaaggctgaaggctctgggtgttgagggactgtcatggttgacacgtctcatcaacattgcgtggaagtcggaaacagtaccgaaggagtggcagaccggggtggtggttcctctttttaaaaagggggatcagagggtgtgtgccaattacagaggcatcacattactcagcctccccgggaaagtttactctaaggtgctggaaaggagggtccgaccgattgtcgtacctcagattgaagaggaacaatgcggttttcgtcctttaccgcaccgttgtgacgaaaagagagctgagccagaaggcaaagctctctgtctaccgggccgtcttcgttcctaccctcacctatggtcatgaaggatgggtcaggaccgaaagaacgagatcgcggatacaagcggccgaaatgggatttctccgcagggtggctggcatctcccttagggataaggtgagaagttcattcatccgggagggactcggagtagaaccgctgctccttcgcgttgaaaggagccagttgaggtggttcgggcacctagtgaggatgccacatgggcacctccctagggaggtgttccaggcacgtccagctgggaagagaccgaggggtagacctaggaccaggtggaggggttatatctcttcggtggcctgggagcgtcttggaatcccccagtcagagctggttgatgtggccagggaaaggaaagtttggggctctctgctggagctgttacctccgcgaccctgacggaaaagcgggagaagatggatggatggatggatgaatcaTCACAGCCCTGATAGCTGACCCGTGTCCCATGACTGTGGAAACCGTGACATCAGAACCTATCACGCAGCCACCGGCCGCGCAGGCGCGCACAGTCCCACACTTCTGCAAACATGTGAGAGAATGGCAGAAAGCAAACGTAGCGTGGTGTGGTGCTACCTCTCAACTGTAGATAACACTAGCAGCAACACGAGTAACCTCTTCAAACGTTTCAAAACAATACACCCGAAAGTTATAAGGAGGCCGGACAAAAGCAAGAAGATGCCCTTACATCCAGGTCTCCTCATCACCCTCTGTGCGACAGAAGACGTTGCAGGAGAGTTTTCAAAGAGGCAAAGCATCTCCAGGTCAGGTAGCGCCGTTATTAGCTACCTCTGCCAAGGAGATTATTTTTGccgtgtctgtctgtctaccCTAAATTcctaaacatcatcatcacattctcattttaaatgttgttgttacaTGAAGGTTATCAGAATAAAAATATTCAATTCAACTTTATTAATCCACAAGGGCAAATAGATTTTGGGCATAcgtaaaaacagacatttacaaGCAAAATAGCTCTTTGGGACTGTGTCAAGCTGATaatgcaattacatttaaaaactaataaAAGTCCTAAATATAACTATATTGTGACTATTGGAATTCAGCCTCCCTTTTGTAATGGTAACCCTTAATCCTTTTCAGATGATTCCCAAACAGCCCGAGACTTCACAAGGAGCCTAGCCAAGACGGTTGTTACTGACTTGCAACCCGTTTCAGTGGTTGAGGATGCAGGTTTCAATCTTTTTATGAAGGAGGTTGATCCCAGATACACAATCCCTGGTAGGAAATCCTTGATGTCAAGTGAAATTCCAAAGCTATATGAGCAAGTCAAAACAATACTGAAAGACTCCCTAGAATCTGCGAGCAGTGTGGTTTTAACAAGTGATATGTAGGCAGCAAGAACAACTGAAGCTTATTTGACTGTGTTAGAATTGGCAGACGCAGGCTTGCCATCTTGAGACAGTCCATGTAGCTGTGCAGCACACAGCGCACAATATATCTGAACTCCTCACAAAAATATCTGATGACTGGGGCATTACCAGCAAGGTCCATGCTGTTGTTACAGACCATGGAGCTAATATGGTCTCAGCTGTACGGAAAACCCACTGGAAACACATTCCGTGTTTTTCGCACACCCGCAACTTAGTTGTGAAGGACTCCATTAAGGCTGACAGGAGTTTGGAGTCCTGGAGAAATGTGGTGCTATCGTTCGGTTCTTCCACCATAGCACCAAAGCTCCTGACAAGCTAAAAGAAGTACAAATTCAGTTGCAAATGCCAGAGCACAGACTAATCCAAGCAGTAGAGACGCGATGGAATTCAGTACTGTACATGCTGGAGAGACTGTATGAACAACGACAAGCAGTGATAACAGCACTTTGTCTTCTTGGGAGAAACACCTTGTGCTTGAATGAGGGAGAATGGTCCCATGTCAGCCAAGCCGTTGAAGCCCTAAGGCCCTTTGAAAAGGCCACTAAGGAAGTTTCAGCAGAGAAGTATGTAACCATTTCTAAAGTCATACCTCTAGTCTCTCTTCTCCAAAGAGCAACCATGTCTGCTGGGCAGAAGGGTAACACTCTGGCTTCCCAGCTTGCAATGCAAGCGGCTGCTTTTCCTGAACACCAATCTAAAACTTGAGTAAAATGCCGGTATATCTCTAGAAAGCACTAAAGAAACGTGAGAATGTAGGGAAATGTAACTTCCCCAAACACTGCTATTAGGGGGTGTTAAATGTTCTTTACAAAGCGGAACTCATTATGTAAAAGATAACTGTTCATGTAGGTTTAAGACGATCAGGAAATCTTTATGAACAATCAAAATTAAGTAAATGAAAGGCCAAGCTCTTTCTGTTTGGAAAGAAAGACAGtgcacatgttttatgttgtgggtattttattcatattcatGCTGTAATTATGTGTTTAGTCACAGCATTACTGTACAATACTGCACTGTTGGTGTTTtacacttgttagcaacagtGTTATTTAATTGCACTCatatttccttttgaaatgaATTTGTAATTAATGGCCAGTTCTTATCACGTGATTTGTTTCATGATCTTTCTTTCCTAAAAATGACCATTATTTGTGCGTTATCTCCACCTACTGCTTGGAGTTTGAGCCAGATTGGATTATGATTGATATtatcatatgtgtattatttacataCCGTCAATATTTCGTTTCTTAAATATCACGGTTACCGTACATACCGGTATATGGTGACACCCCTAGATCAGTCGATGCCGTGGGGGACGACACGTGAATGttcagtgcttttattttatttcactgcttTTGTGCCGCTTGCTAAACCAAATCTAAAGCAACAAACACATTGGATCACATTTCATTCTTCTCACTGAGTTTGAAGATTTCCTGAAATCAGAAGTTCAGAGCGGACCCCACAGCGCTCTGAGGGGGGGCAGAGACATCCTGAACATTTGGGGTGCAACACCTGGGTGACATGTGATCACAGGTACGTTTAAAATGTGATTCAAGGAGAGATTTATAGATACTGTCAGGCTGCAGAGGCTTCAGGTGAACATTTGAGAACATAATTGAAAAACAAGGTTCAAAATTCTGAgcaaaaagtctgaattctgagattttcagCAAAAAAGAATTCTGACAGTCTTTACTTTCACTAACATTTTCTCAGAATTCcgaattcaaatgaaaaaaatggacAGTTTTTGACTTTAGAtcgacatttaaaatgttgactttttttcaaaaatattgagTTCTTAACATTTGAACTTCCTCAGA
This Eleginops maclovinus isolate JMC-PN-2008 ecotype Puerto Natales chromosome 11, JC_Emac_rtc_rv5, whole genome shotgun sequence DNA region includes the following protein-coding sequences:
- the foxi3a gene encoding LOW QUALITY PROTEIN: forkhead box protein I3-A (The sequence of the model RefSeq protein was modified relative to this genomic sequence to represent the inferred CDS: deleted 1 base in 1 codon) — encoded protein: MSSFIQERGPSHTLIGGPLPQQQLTSLAIDPSDFSLYGPPDPEASPWSPSSDTWSGTLFLPPMYPMQGPWFSDAILLSVRPPYSYSALIAMAIQSAPQQRRTLSEIYAFVCELFPFYSRSKAGWQNSIRHNLSLNDCFRKVERSSSDPGKGNYWTLDPNCEKMFDNGNFRRKRKRKSDENPSSSSSSSSSFSSEPCPKLSKMHCSGRDGVPAVSDAPPHLSSFLQEQSMPSYVPPLYLPASPPGAVVPQWETCSSSPPLYNSCSSPRPLYDSSPPLYTELQACSLLPDLQEVQQLLQAQSEALFPGGFSDQLPLYPPGLQP